The Niallia alba genome includes a window with the following:
- a CDS encoding IS110 family RNA-guided transposase gives MEAMIERCAGLDVHQETVVACVLFGSLDKKPNKEIQTFPTTTSGLLALSDWLSSHKITDAVMESTGVYWKPVWNVIECDFQLILANAQHVKNVPGRKTDVKDAEWLAKLLRSGLIEKNFVPPKEIRDLRDLTRYRKKLIHTRTSERNRIHKILQDANIKLTSVLSDIFGVTGCRIIEALINGEKIGVFELQQMVDSRVKASTTDIAEALNGGIRKHHIDMLRFHWDHINHIDETIEKVVERIDQALIPYQEECELLDTIPGVDKNASAIFIAEMGVDMSVFKSSKHLASWAGVSPGNYESAGKKKTGKTQYGNKSLRTTAVECSMATDRQYNRISAHRKRIMKRQGKSKARIASAHLILTIAYNILKTRQPYQELGPDYVDLEQSKEQKMIQYLKRKGYRIEPTNEQIA, from the coding sequence ATGGAAGCTATGATTGAACGGTGTGCAGGCCTAGATGTACACCAAGAAACAGTAGTTGCTTGTGTTTTATTTGGTTCATTAGATAAAAAACCAAATAAAGAGATTCAAACCTTTCCAACAACCACAAGTGGCCTTTTGGCACTTAGCGACTGGCTATCCTCACACAAAATAACGGATGCTGTAATGGAAAGTACCGGTGTATATTGGAAGCCCGTTTGGAATGTTATAGAATGTGACTTCCAATTAATCCTCGCCAATGCCCAACATGTTAAAAATGTTCCCGGAAGGAAAACAGACGTAAAAGATGCGGAGTGGTTAGCTAAACTTTTGCGTTCTGGACTAATTGAAAAAAATTTTGTACCGCCCAAAGAAATTCGTGATTTGCGAGATTTAACCCGGTATCGTAAAAAACTCATCCATACACGAACTTCTGAGCGCAATCGAATCCACAAAATTCTACAGGATGCAAATATTAAACTAACTTCTGTTTTATCTGACATTTTTGGTGTCACTGGTTGTCGCATTATTGAAGCCCTAATAAACGGCGAAAAAATAGGTGTGTTTGAACTTCAACAAATGGTTGATTCAAGAGTTAAGGCGAGCACAACAGATATTGCAGAAGCCCTTAACGGTGGAATACGTAAACATCATATTGATATGTTACGTTTCCATTGGGACCATATCAATCACATCGATGAAACAATCGAAAAAGTAGTTGAACGCATAGACCAAGCGCTTATTCCTTATCAAGAGGAGTGCGAACTACTAGATACCATACCGGGTGTGGATAAAAATGCATCCGCAATCTTTATAGCTGAAATGGGTGTAGACATGTCAGTATTTAAAAGTTCTAAACATCTAGCCTCATGGGCTGGAGTGAGTCCAGGAAATTATGAGAGTGCCGGTAAAAAAAAAACAGGTAAAACTCAGTACGGAAACAAATCATTAAGAACCACCGCTGTTGAATGTTCCATGGCTACAGATAGACAGTATAATCGCATATCTGCACATAGAAAAAGAATTATGAAACGACAAGGAAAATCGAAAGCACGGATCGCTTCCGCTCATTTAATCCTAACAATTGCTTACAATATTTTAAAAACAAGGCAACCATATCAGGAACTAGGCCCTGATTATGTTGATCTCGAACAAAGTAAAGAACAAAAAATGATTCAATACTTAAAAAGGAAAGGGTATCGTATTGAACCCACTAATGAACAAATTGCTTAA
- a CDS encoding HesB/YadR/YfhF-family protein → MKVKINRHAVKVLNQMLEKAEEGEMIRVYITENHGNHAHYDLKLDQKTEHDEIVQSDKDIPILLDTREAEFLDGVWIQYFHVPQPGFTIYNPSKEHHHH, encoded by the coding sequence ATGAAAGTCAAAATAAACAGACACGCGGTAAAAGTTCTCAATCAAATGCTAGAAAAGGCTGAAGAAGGAGAAATGATTCGCGTATACATAACTGAGAATCATGGAAACCATGCTCATTATGATCTGAAATTGGACCAAAAGACTGAGCATGATGAAATTGTTCAATCTGATAAGGACATTCCTATTTTATTGGATACAAGAGAGGCAGAGTTCTTGGATGGTGTATGGATTCAATATTTCCATGTTCCACAACCAGGTTTTACAATTTATAATCCATCAAAAGAACATCATCATCATTAA
- a CDS encoding YitT family protein codes for MKKIIVMMFGCLITSFGLYLLKGSAIVTGGTAGLALSVSYLLPISFSILFTLINIPFYILSYFKMGKKFTLSTILAVSLVTLFSYLHSLILPPFALYPLLGSMIGGVIIGIGTIILFMNGSSLGGAQILSITLQKQFNWNMGKTNFIFDTIVILIGLYSVGLVRGLYSIVSVFIISFMMSTFKEKIAHRNTSKSNIEKVPTVVETQSV; via the coding sequence TTGAAAAAAATAATTGTTATGATGTTTGGATGTTTAATTACATCATTTGGTCTGTATTTATTAAAAGGATCTGCGATTGTCACTGGAGGAACAGCAGGACTTGCATTAAGTGTATCTTATTTGCTACCTATTTCTTTTTCCATCTTATTTACTTTAATAAACATTCCATTTTATATTTTATCTTATTTTAAAATGGGCAAAAAATTTACTTTGTCCACCATATTAGCGGTTTCGTTAGTTACTTTATTTTCTTATTTACATTCCCTCATTCTTCCGCCATTTGCCCTTTATCCTTTATTAGGTTCCATGATCGGTGGTGTTATTATTGGAATAGGAACAATTATTTTGTTTATGAATGGTTCGTCCTTAGGGGGCGCACAAATTCTCTCTATTACGCTTCAAAAACAATTTAATTGGAATATGGGGAAAACAAATTTTATTTTTGATACAATCGTTATTTTAATTGGCTTGTATAGTGTTGGACTAGTTAGAGGCCTATACAGCATTGTATCAGTATTTATTATTTCCTTTATGATGAGTACTTTTAAGGAAAAAATAGCACATCGAAATACAAGCAAAAGTAATATAGAAAAAGTTCCTACAGTTGTTGAAACACAGTCTGTTTAA
- a CDS encoding Lrp/AsnC family transcriptional regulator, giving the protein MDKVDIQLLKILQEDARITVSDLSKKLALSRPSVSERLLRLQEKGIILEFSARISPAKLGRETLLFIQISELKEEPHAFEEFIKTETDIIECHRVTGTVSYIIKAAVSGIDGMRNLVDRLIPYGTINTSVILASPVPYRHILPNDRSEN; this is encoded by the coding sequence ATGGATAAAGTTGACATACAACTACTTAAAATTTTACAGGAAGATGCAAGAATTACAGTTAGTGATTTATCCAAAAAATTAGCTTTAAGCCGTCCAAGCGTTTCGGAAAGGTTATTAAGACTGCAAGAAAAAGGGATTATTTTAGAATTTAGCGCAAGAATATCTCCTGCAAAGTTAGGGAGAGAAACACTATTATTTATTCAAATTAGTGAACTAAAAGAAGAGCCTCATGCATTTGAGGAGTTTATCAAAACAGAAACGGATATTATTGAATGCCATCGCGTAACCGGTACTGTGAGTTATATAATTAAAGCAGCTGTTTCTGGAATAGACGGAATGAGAAACTTGGTTGATCGTCTAATTCCATACGGCACCATTAATACCTCTGTTATTTTAGCGTCACCTGTTCCATATAGACATATCTTGCCAAACGACCGGTCAGAAAATTAG
- a CDS encoding HAD family hydrolase has protein sequence MTIKAILFDLDDTLLWDKKSVQEAFLKTCKLAEERYNISAERLEEAVRKEARALYEGYDTYAFTKMIGINPFEGLWGEFLEEHDFFPKMRELIPVYQKEAWTKGLLTLGIHDHNFGEELAKAFPENRKKSPYVFEETFSVLDQLKGKYSLLLLTNGSPHLQNTKLSITPEISPYFDYIVISGDFGRGKPDPSIFEHAVSLVGVDKSECLMVGDNLMTDILGANRTGIKSVWINRENVINQEIQPTYEIHHLQELFSILKQKE, from the coding sequence ATGACGATTAAAGCAATTCTTTTTGACTTGGATGATACGTTATTATGGGATAAAAAAAGTGTACAAGAAGCTTTCTTAAAGACTTGTAAATTGGCAGAAGAAAGATATAATATTTCAGCTGAACGTTTAGAAGAAGCGGTACGAAAAGAAGCAAGAGCTTTATATGAAGGCTATGATACCTATGCATTTACGAAAATGATAGGTATTAATCCATTTGAAGGACTTTGGGGAGAGTTTCTAGAAGAACATGATTTCTTTCCAAAAATGAGAGAGCTTATTCCTGTTTATCAAAAAGAAGCATGGACAAAAGGATTGTTAACATTAGGGATCCATGATCACAACTTCGGTGAAGAACTAGCTAAAGCTTTTCCAGAGAACAGAAAGAAATCACCTTATGTTTTTGAAGAAACATTTTCAGTTCTTGATCAATTAAAGGGGAAATATTCTTTATTATTATTAACGAACGGATCTCCTCATTTGCAAAATACAAAGCTATCCATCACACCAGAGATTTCTCCTTATTTCGATTATATTGTTATTTCTGGAGATTTTGGGAGAGGAAAGCCTGATCCTTCCATCTTTGAGCATGCCGTTTCTCTAGTAGGTGTAGACAAATCAGAATGCTTGATGGTTGGTGATAATTTAATGACAGATATTTTAGGGGCAAACCGTACGGGAATTAAGTCAGTCTGGATTAATCGTGAAAATGTTATAAACCAAGAAATCCAGCCAACATATGAAATTCATCATCTTCAGGAATTATTCTCTATATTGAAACAAAAAGAATAA
- a CDS encoding class I SAM-dependent rRNA methyltransferase, whose protein sequence is MEIVTVQIETPFEKNLLNGNPLIYKDAIATNLDLEEGQIIDVVTKKNKFIGRGYYAIQNKGIGWILTREKNKSIDRTFFEEQLKKAIDKRVTYFKDTETTAFRIFNGEGDGIGGFSVDLYQNYLLIQWYSIGIYKYKSLIVESLLHLLDVEGIYEKKRFDDNGTYMEDDDFVAGKKGDFPITILENGVKYSVNLNEGAMTGIFLDQKDVRKTIRDKYARGKNVLNTFSYTGAFSVAAAVGGSVSTTSVDLANRSKQKTADNFLLNGIDVSKQKIMVEDVFHYFKYAVKKQLSFDMVILDPPSFARSKKHTFRAAKDYTNLLREAIAITNQNGIIVASTNCATFDMKKFRSFIEAAFNQQKERYQIVEQFGLPNDFANIKEVKESNYLKVVFIKKLK, encoded by the coding sequence ATGGAAATTGTAACAGTGCAAATTGAAACACCATTTGAAAAAAATTTACTAAATGGTAATCCCTTAATATATAAAGACGCTATTGCGACTAACCTTGATTTAGAAGAAGGGCAAATTATAGATGTTGTAACGAAAAAGAATAAATTTATCGGCAGAGGCTATTACGCCATTCAAAATAAGGGAATTGGTTGGATTTTAACTAGAGAAAAGAACAAGTCAATTGACCGTACTTTTTTTGAAGAACAATTAAAGAAAGCGATTGATAAAAGAGTTACCTATTTTAAAGATACAGAAACAACTGCTTTCCGTATTTTTAATGGGGAAGGCGATGGAATAGGCGGATTCTCTGTAGATCTCTATCAAAATTATCTTCTAATACAATGGTATAGTATTGGAATATACAAATACAAAAGCTTGATTGTTGAATCTTTACTGCACCTCTTAGATGTGGAGGGAATTTATGAGAAAAAAAGATTTGACGATAATGGAACTTATATGGAAGATGATGATTTTGTCGCTGGGAAAAAGGGCGATTTTCCAATCACTATTTTAGAAAACGGTGTTAAATATTCGGTGAATTTAAATGAAGGTGCAATGACAGGGATTTTTTTAGATCAAAAAGATGTTCGTAAAACTATCCGTGATAAATACGCGAGAGGAAAGAATGTCCTTAATACCTTTTCCTATACAGGTGCATTTTCAGTCGCGGCAGCTGTTGGTGGCAGTGTATCGACAACGAGTGTCGATTTAGCAAATCGGAGTAAACAAAAAACAGCGGATAATTTTCTGTTAAATGGAATCGACGTATCCAAGCAAAAAATTATGGTAGAAGATGTTTTTCATTATTTTAAATACGCTGTAAAGAAACAACTTTCCTTCGATATGGTTATATTAGATCCACCAAGTTTCGCTCGTTCAAAAAAGCATACGTTTCGAGCTGCAAAAGACTATACGAATTTATTAAGGGAAGCAATTGCCATTACGAATCAAAATGGAATTATTGTTGCTTCCACTAATTGTGCAACCTTTGATATGAAAAAGTTCAGAAGTTTTATTGAAGCAGCTTTTAATCAGCAAAAAGAAAGGTATCAAATTGTTGAGCAATTCGGCTTACCCAATGATTTTGCGAATATTAAAGAAGTAAAGGAAAGCAATTATCTAAAAGTTGTTTTTATAAAAAAATTGAAATGA
- the clpP gene encoding ATP-dependent Clp endopeptidase proteolytic subunit ClpP: MSTIPYVIEQSANGERSYDIYSRLLKDRIIMLGDEINDQVANNIVAQLLFLAAEDPEKDISLYINSPGGSTSAGFAIYDTMHYIKPDVRTICTGMAASFGALLLLAGAKGKRYALPNSEIMIHQPLGGTRGQATEIEISAKRILKLKEHINQIIADKTGQTIEKIANDTERDYFMSAGEAKNYGIVDEIITAK, encoded by the coding sequence ATGAGTACAATTCCTTATGTAATTGAACAATCAGCAAATGGAGAAAGATCCTATGATATTTATTCACGGCTTTTGAAGGATAGAATTATCATGCTTGGGGATGAAATCAATGACCAAGTAGCTAATAACATTGTGGCTCAACTGCTATTTCTCGCAGCAGAAGATCCGGAAAAAGATATTTCTTTATATATTAATAGTCCTGGTGGCTCAACTTCTGCTGGCTTTGCTATTTATGATACGATGCACTATATTAAACCAGATGTTCGTACAATTTGCACAGGCATGGCTGCATCCTTTGGGGCGTTACTGCTTCTCGCAGGTGCGAAAGGAAAAAGATATGCTTTACCGAATAGCGAAATTATGATACATCAGCCGCTTGGAGGAACGAGGGGACAGGCGACCGAAATTGAAATATCAGCGAAAAGGATATTAAAGTTGAAAGAACATATTAATCAAATTATTGCAGATAAAACTGGTCAAACTATTGAAAAAATTGCCAATGATACGGAAAGAGATTATTTTATGAGTGCAGGGGAAGCCAAAAATTATGGGATTGTGGATGAGATAATTACTGCAAAATAA